In one Alnus glutinosa chromosome 14, dhAlnGlut1.1, whole genome shotgun sequence genomic region, the following are encoded:
- the LOC133856584 gene encoding pollen receptor-like kinase 3, with translation MAAVRPLFLLIFFLFSSSLPLRSLSVSESEALLRLKQSFTHADALSSWDVNVPNSSPCSAKWLGVICSDGAITGLHLTGLGLSGKIDVKALRELRGLRTISFVNNSFSGPIPDFHTLGALKSLLLTGNQFSGEIPKDYFSRITSLKKVWLSYNQFTGTIPESVTQLSHVIELHFEHNKLVGRIPPMKQSSLKQLDLSNNMLEGEIPESLSIFDENTFKGNEGLCGKPLDKVCKDTTNNATTLSTDDHSKNTPKNNSTTLVLLFLAIVGFLFMFFACGTCAKRKDDEFSVLGREKMADDRVLQVHVPSSNRSCRETAEYSSQKGDSKKGSTNNGKNGMTDLVMVNHEKGAFGLPDLMKAAAEVLGNGGLGSAYKATMANGLSVVVKRMREMNKLQKDGFDEQMMWFGRLRHRNILTPLSYHFRREEKLLVSEYIPKGSLLFVLHGDRGISHAELNWPTRLKIIKGIARGMGFLYTEFASYKLPHGNLKSSNVLLSDDYEPLLSDYAFDTLINTPQAVQALFAYKSPEYAQYQQLSQKSDVYCLGIIILEILTGKYPSQYLNNGKGGIDVVQWALTAMSEKREEELIDPEIAISSTSSVNQLLQIGAACIDSNPEQRLDMREAIRRIEGAQV, from the exons ATGGCCGCTGTTCGCCCTCTCTTTCTCCTgatctttttcctcttctcatcatctctccctctccgcTCTCTTTCCGTCTCCGAAAGCGAGGCTCTCCTCAGACTCAAGCAATCATTCACCCACGCAGACGCCTTAAGTTCCTGGGACGTTAACGTTCCCAACTCATCTCCTTGCTCGGCCAAGTGGTTGGGAGTCATTTGCTCCGACGGCGCCATCACCGGCCTCCATCTCACCGGTTTAGGTCTCTCAGGAAAGATAGACGTCAAGGCTTTACGTGAACTTCGCGGCCTTCGAACTATAAGCTTCGTCAACAACTCCTTCTCAGGTCCAATCCCAGACTTTCACACGCTTGGCGCTTTGAAGTCTCTGTTATTGACAGGCAACCAGTTCTCCGGCGAGATTCCCAAGGATTACTTTTCCCGTATTACTTCATTGAAGAAAGTCTGGCTCTCTTATAACCAATTCACCGGAACGATACCTGAATCTGTGACGCAACTATCCCATGTCATAGAACTCCATTTCGAGCACAACAAATTAGTGGGACGTATCCCGCCTATGAAACAATCCTCGTTGAAACAACTTGATTTGTCGAACAACATGTTGGAAGGCGAAATCCCTGAGAGCTTGTCCATATTCGACGAGAATACGTTTAAAGGGAATGAAGGCCTTTGCgggaagccgctggacaaggTTTGCAAAGACACTACGAATAATGCAACAACGTTATCTACTGATGATCATTCTAAGAACACGCCCAAAAACAACAGCACCACCCTAGTGCTTTTGTTCCTTGCCATTGTAGGCTTCCTCTTCATGTTCTTCGCATGTGGCACTTGCGCGAAGCGTAAGGACGACGAGTTCAGTGTGCTTGGTAGAGAAAAAATGGCGGACGACCGGGTGCTCCAAGTGCACGTGCCCAGCTCAAATCGGAGCTGCAGGGAAACGGCCGAGTACTCGAGCCAGAAAGGCGATTCGAAGAAAGGTTCAACCAATAATGGAAAGAACGGGATGACTGATCTTGTAATGGTGAATCATGAAAAGGGTGCATTTGGGTTGCCGGATTTGATGAAGGCGGCGGCGGAGGTGCTAGGGAATGGCGGGCTGGGGTCTGCGTATAAGGCCACGATGGCGAACGGGTTGTCTGTGGTGGTGAAGAGGATGAGAGAGATGAATAAGTTGCAGAAAGATGGGTTTGATGAACAGATGATGTGGTTTGGAAGACTGAGGCACAGGAATATCTTGACGCCTTTGTCTTACCATTTCCGGAGAGAGGAGAAGCTGTTGGTCTCTGAATACATTCCCAAAGGCAGCTTATTATTTGTCTTACACG GCGATCGTGGAATTAGTCATGCCGAGCTCAATTGGCCTACCCGTCTGAAGATTATCAAAGGAATTGCACGTGGAATGGGGTTCCTGTACACTGAGTTTGCTTCTTATAAGCTGCCCCACGGAAATCTCAAGTCCAGCAATGTTCTTCTAAGCGATGATTATGAGCCACTCCTAAGTGACTACGCCTTTGATACACTCATCAACACCCCACAAGCCGTGCAAGCATTGTTCGCCTATAAATCCCCTGAATACGCACAATATCAGCAACTCTCTCAAAAGTCTGATGTTTATTGCCTTGGAATCATCATCCTTGAAATCCTTACCGGGAAATACCCCTCTCAATATCTTAACAATGGAAAGGGTGGTATTGATGTTGTGCAATGGGCCCTAACGGCAATGTCcgaaaagagagaggaagaactGATCGATCCGGAGATAGCGATAAGCAGCACCAGTTCAGTCAACCAACTCCTCCAAATCGGGGCTGCTTGCATTGACAGTAATCCAGAGCAACGGCTAGACATGAGGGAAGCCATTAGAAGGATAGAAGGTGCGCAAGTTTAA